A single genomic interval of Arctopsyche grandis isolate Sample6627 chromosome 8, ASM5162203v2, whole genome shotgun sequence harbors:
- the LOC143915339 gene encoding histone H2A-like: protein MKIPEEGLSKAKTKLFTKTSKSYKAGLQFPVGRIHRLLRRGRYAERVGAGASIYMAAILEYLVAEILELSGNASRDNKKSRIVPRHVLLAVKNDDELRKLFEGVVIAQGGVLPNILHELLPVKTKKSDVTQKVLSQEY, encoded by the exons ATGAAGATTCCCGAAGAAG GTCTGAGCAAAGCTAAGACTAAATTATTTACCAAAACGAGTAAAAGTTACAAAGCTGGACTACAATTTCCTGTGGGACGTATCCACCGATTACTACGTCGAGGACGTTATGCTGAACGAGTCGGAGCCGGTGCTTCGATATACATGGCTGCCATTTTGGAATACCTCGTGGCTGAAATTCTAGAGCTCTCCGGAAACGCTTCTAGAGACAATAAGAAGAGCCG GATTGTTCCGAGACATGTCTTGCTCGCAGTCAAAAACGACGATGAACTTAGAAAGCTCTTTGAAGGTGTGGTCATTGCACAGGGAGGGGTTTTGCCGAACATTTTACACGAACTGCTTCCGGTTAAAACGAAAAAGTCAGACGTCACTCAGAAAGTGTTGTCTCAAGAATAttaa
- the LOC143915798 gene encoding glandular kallikrein-3, submandibular-like gives MEKFQSDQNIFNKGTLIVEQVSKPFEITDTVKLATLRTKPSKTGELCTISGWGWTEHANNISNQLLKLDVPIYDHDKCIVRVKENFKYNVTDLIICAGNSEPGTDPCRGDSGGPLTCDDELTGLDSFGALSCGTSTVPNGYTEVYHFINWIKEHAV, from the exons atggaaaaatttcaaagcgatcagaatATATTTAATAAGGGAACACTTATCGTTGAACAA GTATCGAAGCCCTTTGAAATCACAGATACAGTGAAATTGGCAACATTGAGAACGAAGCCGTCAAAAACTGGAGAGCTTTGTACCATTTCTGGATGGGGATGGACTGAACATG cAAATAATATAAGCAATCAACTATTAAAACTGGATGTCCCAATATATGATCATGACAAATGTATAGTTAGAgtgaaagaaaattttaaatataatgtaactGACTTGATCATTTGTGCAGGAAATTCTGAACCTGGAACAGATCCTTGTCGT ggCGATTCTGGTGGACCACTCACTTGCGATGATGAATTAACTGGTCTTGATTCGTTCGGTGCGCTTTCGTGTGGTACGTCTACTGTTCCTAATGGGTACACTGAAGTCTACCATTTTATAAATTGGATCAAAGAACATGCAGTATAG